Within the Chloracidobacterium sp. genome, the region GCGGGACGGGTTCAAGGCCGCGTCGAATCCGGTCATAGGCGGTGGTCAGCGTTGTCATCTGGGCGATGAGCCGGATGGCTTTGCGGACAGTGGCTTCGTCGCTGTTGTCATGGCCGTCCGGGTCATACGCTGAAAGGGCCGAAGTCGCCGTACGGAGCACTTCCATCGGCGTCGCCGTCGGCGGCATGGTCCGCAGCAGCGTGTAGATTTCCTTCGGAACGCCGCGCTCCGTCTGCAACTGCTTGGTAAAAGCGTCCAGTTCCGATTGTTTGGGGAGGTGGCCGAAGAGGAGAAAGTAGGCCGTTTCTTCAAACGTTGAATGCTCGGCTAGTTCTTGAATATCAATCCCACGGTACGTCAGGCGACCGGCCGCGCCGTCAATGAAGCAAATGGATGACTGGGCCGCCAACACGCCCTCCAGACCTTTGACAAAATCCTCGTGCGCCATGTCTGCTCCTTTATGGAGAGTAAAGAAATATAGTCCTTGTGACTGAACGCCGCTACGCCGCGCCACGCAACCCGACCGGAGGGGGGATTAGGCAACCGGTCATTCCGGTGGCGGGCCGCCGCCGAAGTGTGCGAACCATAACAAAGCCGCATGTAACCGGTCAACGCACCGTTAGGACCTGTCCAGCGACAAGTTCTTCAGGGCGGGCGGTTGCGGTGCCCAGCTTACCAACCACGACGCCGGCGGCACGGTTAGCCAGTTCGGCGGCTTGATGCAGCGGCAGCCCTATGCTCATGCCGAGTGTCAGAACAGCGAGGACGGTGTCGCCTGCGCCGGTCACATCGTAGACCTCACGGGCAACAGCTGGAAGATGGCGCAGGCGGCCGGTCGCTTCATAGAGCGTCATACCAGCTTCGCCGCGCGTGACCAAAACGTGGGCGTCGCCGAGCATTGCTGACAGGCGGCGGCAAACATCACTGAGCGTCGCATCGTCGGAGATTGGCGTCTGGGCGATGAGAGCAGCTTCGTGGAGGTTCGGGGTGACAACGGTGACAGGCTGATAGTGGGCGAATCGCGCCGGTTTTGGGTCGAGCGCCACCGGCAGTCCCTGTGAGCGCGCCGCCATGAGGGTGTGACGCAGGACGCGCGGCGTAAGAACACCCTTGTCGTAATCGGAAACAGCGACTGCCGCGACGTGAGGCAGCCAAGCGTCAATCTTGGCGATGACGGCGGTTTCAATGGGTTCGGGAATTGGGTGTCGGGATTCGCGGTCAAAGCGGGCCATCTGGTGGGCGTTGACCATCACGCGCGTTTTGCGCGTCGTTGGCCGGGCGGCGTCCGTGACGAGTCCGTGCCATTCCAGATGCCACCGCAGCATGGCGTCACGCAAGTGTTCGGCGGCGGGGTCATCGCCGATGACGCCTATGACAAACGGCACGCCGCCCAGTGCGCGGATGTTGGCGGCGACGTTGGCTGCGCCGCCCAGCGCGTAACTTTCGCGTTCGATCTCAACGACGGGCACTGGCGCTTCCGGAGCGATGCGGTGAGCGCGTCCCCAGAAAAATTCGTCCAGCATGACATCGCCGAGAACAAGGATACGCTGTCCGGCCATGGCGGCGACGGCTTGTTCGCGTTCGCGCTGGTTCATCGAAGTTGGTCGTCCTTGGTCA harbors:
- the rfaE1 gene encoding D-glycero-beta-D-manno-heptose-7-phosphate kinase, whose translation is MNQREREQAVAAMAGQRILVLGDVMLDEFFWGRAHRIAPEAPVPVVEIERESYALGGAANVAANIRALGGVPFVIGVIGDDPAAEHLRDAMLRWHLEWHGLVTDAARPTTRKTRVMVNAHQMARFDRESRHPIPEPIETAVIAKIDAWLPHVAAVAVSDYDKGVLTPRVLRHTLMAARSQGLPVALDPKPARFAHYQPVTVVTPNLHEAALIAQTPISDDATLSDVCRRLSAMLGDAHVLVTRGEAGMTLYEATGRLRHLPAVAREVYDVTGAGDTVLAVLTLGMSIGLPLHQAAELANRAAGVVVGKLGTATARPEELVAGQVLTVR